Proteins found in one Etheostoma spectabile isolate EspeVRDwgs_2016 chromosome 14, UIUC_Espe_1.0, whole genome shotgun sequence genomic segment:
- the thap7 gene encoding THAP domain-containing protein 7, which translates to MPRHCSAGGCKSRDNRETRNAGITFHKLPKGAPRRNLWITNSHRADCWDPQTDFVYFCSKHFTPESFELTGCSGIRRLKEDAFPTVFDSSSTTKCKRAGTSQTQEDIAVRKSPRLEDQETDRGETSEEPTVQRSVVTAEETNENISASSPEPSGVKQPLQQECSPSPAPVSRPLSPSHYMRRLPPPPGFYLPKEHSYAQLCPLLWRRRYDQAIDYLEKALRQLHAARRRENRLRSTVLRLRDKRLKHTLLDGSKNREGWTSGGEKRQGKGGSNQEESGTDAKSEDTGLFEDRCVDHIELGEHFLPDTNSWSEEERGYCFYCGKGQVQVGGQVANKVSTTGKDQPTMHEDPLTYQRSIKTSTCGTAKNAKDIQIVRLERPPGKSPKSQVLLQTQHLHQVLPGGVSLSDVHEESLQFCGSQEKLLLSDLSVCEGETEAMGQEHHLDLQQQLFWIRDSDERQVILVPVLAEDGIQSYLKMEEVSDEAQTLLVSELDLKGDLEHMTENSGLLSRDGKAFDDDHSDQHSIINSTLVEIGENVREKLKEHLEGFHLQLSTEFIN; encoded by the exons ATGCCAAGACATTGCTCAGCAGGCGGCTGCAAATCTCGGGACAACCGTGAGACTCGTAATGCTGGTATTACCTTTCACAA ATTACCTAAAGGAGCTCCTCGGAGGAACCTTTGGATCACCAACTCCCACCGCGCAGACTGCTGGGACCCTCAGACCGACTTTGTCTACTTCTGCTCGAAACACTTCACCCCGGAGAGCTTTGAACTGACTGGATGCAG TGGGATCAGGAGACTAAAGGAAGATGCATTTCCCACCGTATTTGATTCCTCTTCAACAACCAAATGCAAAAGAGCCGGAACGTCACAGACACAAGAAGACATTGCTGTCAG aaagAGTCCCCGCTTAGAGGACCAGGAGACGGATCGGGGTGAAACGTCAGAAGAACCCACAGTTCAGAGGTCTGTGGTGACAGCTGAGGAGACTAATGAAAACATCTCTGCATCTTCTCCAGAGCCCTCAGGGGTGAAGCAGCCCTTGCAGCAAGAATGTAGTCCGTCACCAGCTCCAGTGTCTCGTCCCCTCTCCCCATCACATTACATGAGGCGTTTGCCCCCTCCTCCGGGCTTCTACCTGCCGAAAGAACACAGCTATGCTCAGCTCTGCCCGCTGCTGTGGAGGAGACGTTACGACCAGGCTATTGACTACTTGGAGAAGGCCCTGCGACAATTGCATGCGGCCAGGCGGAGGGAGAACCGCTTGCGCAGCACTGTCTTGAGGCTACGTGATAAACGGCTAAAGCACACTCTACTAGATGGCAGCAAAAACAGGGAGGGCTGGACATCAGGGGGGGAGAAGAGACAAGGCAAAGGAGGTTCTAACCAGGAGGAGAGTGGGACTGATGCTAAATCTGAGGATACAGGTTTGTTTGAGGACAGATGTGTGGATCATATTGAGTTGGGGGAACATTTTCTTCCAGACACCAACAGCTGgtctgaggaggagaggggataCTGCTTTTACTGTGGAAAAGGGCAGGTGCAGGTTGGTGGTCAGGTAGCAAACAAAGTTTCAACAACTGGGAAAGACCAGCCCACAATGCATGAGGATCCTCTGACGTATCAGAGAAGCATTAAAACCAGTACTTGTGGCACAGCTAAAAATGCCAAAGACATTCAAATAGTCAGGTTGGAAAGACCACCTGGGAAAAGTCCAAAGTCCCAAGTACTGCTCCAGACTCAACATCTTCACCAGGTGCTCCCTGGTGGAGTGTCGCTGTCTGATGTTCATGAGGAGAGTTTGCAGTTTTGCGGCTCTCAGGAGAAGCTGCTGCTCTCTGATCTTTCTGTGTGTGAAGGGGAGACTGAGGCTATGGGTCAGGAGCATCACCTAgacctgcagcagcagctgttttGGATACGGGACAGTGATGAGCGACAGGTCATTCTGGTACCTGTCCTTGCTGAAGATGGAATACAAAGTTATCTCAAGATGGAGGAAGTCTCTGATGAAGCACAAACCCTACTTGTGTCAGAACTGGATCTTAAAGGAGACTTGGAGCACATGACCGAGAACAGTGGACTTCTGTCCAGAGATGGAAAAGCATTTGATGATGACCACAGTGACCAGCATTCTATTATCAACTCTACTCTGGTGGAAATAGGAGAAAATGTGAGGGAGAAACTTAAAGAACACCTGGAGGGATTTCACCTCCAGCTGAGCACCGAGTTTATAAACTGA
- the LOC116702095 gene encoding tissue alpha-L-fucosidase: MLAVSVLVAALVCQTAARYTADWTSLDARPLPPWYDEAKVGIFVHWGVFSVPGFGSEWFWWHWQGQQPPDQKCVSYMSKNYPPGFSYPEFAPQFQAQFFNPGDWADIFKASGAKYVVLTAKHHEGFTNWESPNSWNWNSVDTGPHRDLVGDLGEAVRNRSLHYGLYNSLYEWFHPLYLLDKKNGFKTQEFVLNKLLPELYNMVVRYRPEVIWSDGDWEAPDTYWNSTQFLAWLYNDSPVKDTIVTNDRWGSGCACKHGGYYNCEDKYTPGQLPKHKWEKCTSVDTFSWGYRRNMKISELMNLPTIIEDLVHTVALGGNYLLNVGPTPDGMIPAVFEERLRGVGAWLEINGEAIYASKPWRVQYENTTVPVWYTSKGTAVYAIMTTKPPKLTLQLLGPITSASTKVTLLGNPHPLPWSPVYPNAGLTVLLPELPYSPGQAWTLRLDGIK, from the exons ATGCTAGCCGTGTCTGTCCTCGTCGCTGCTTTAGTTTGTCAAACGGCGGCTCGCTACACTGCGGACTGGACGAGTTTGGACGCCAGACCCCTGCCTCCATGGTACGACGAGGCCAAGGTGGGGATTTTCGTCCACTGGGGTGTGTTTTCTGTCCCCGGGTTTGGTAGCGAGTGGTTTTGGTGGCACTGGCAGGGCCAACAGCCTCCGGACCAGAAGTGTGTGAGCTACATGTCAAAGAACTACCCGCCTGGGTTCAGCTACCCGGAGTTTGCTCCCCAGTTTCAAGCTCAGTTCTTCAACCCGGGGGACTGGGCGGACATTTTCAAGGCTTCTGGTGCAAA ATATGTCGTCCTGACTGCCAAACACCACGAAGGATTTACTAACTGGGAGTCTCCAAACTCCTGGAACTGGAATTCAGTTGATACTGGTCCTCACAGGGACCTAGTGGGAGACCTGGGGGAGGCAGTGCGCAACAG GTCATTGCACTATGGACTCTACAACTCTTTGTATGAGTGGTTCCACCCTCTCTACCTGCTTGACAAGAAGAATGGATTCAAAACACAAGAGTTTGTGTTGAATAAACTTCTCCCAGAGCTTTATAACATGGTTGTAAG GTACAGACCTGAGGTGATCTGGTCTGATGGGGACTGGGAAGCACCTGACACCTACTGGAACTCCACCCAATTCCTGGCATGGCTCTACAATGACAGCCCTGTCAAA GATACCATTGTGACCAATGACCGATGGGGAAGTGGCTGTGCCTGTAAGCATGGTGGCTACTATAACTGTGAAGACAAATACACTCCAGGCCAGCTGCCCAAGCACAAATGGGAGAAGTGCACATCTGTGGACACGTTTTCCTGGGGTTACAGGCGAAACATGAAGATTAGTGAACTGATGAACTTGCCCACTATCATTGAG GATCTGGTTCACACTGTGGCTCTGGGTGGTAACTACCTTCTGAATGTGGGTCCCACACCTGATGGGATGATACCCGCAGTGTTTGAGGAGAGACTCCGGGGTGTTGGAGCCTGGCTCGAGATCAACGGGGAGGCCATCTACGCTTCTAAACCCTGGAGGGTCCAGTACGAGAACACCACTGTACCAGTCTG GTATACATCTAAAGGGACTGCTGTCTATGCCATCATGACAACCAAACCCCCCAAGCTGACTTTGCAACTATTGGGACCGATAACGTCAGCAAGCACTAAG GTGACCTTGTTGGGGAATCCACATCCCTTACCCTGGTCCCCGGTCTACCCCAATGCTGGTCTTACTGTCCTCCTGCCTGAGCTGCCCTATTCCCCGGGTCAGGCCTGGACACTCCGGCTGGATGGCATCAAGTGA